ATCGCAAAGACCGGTAAGCTCATCTGTCGTGCAACGATCGTTTCGGGTACTGTAGACATTCCTACCGCATCTGCCCCTAGTATCCGCAGCATCTTGTACTCCGCTCTGGTCTCAAGGTTGGGTCCATTGACTCCTACATAAACCCCTACATGTACCCGAGTCTGGTGCTGCACTGCGATTCGTCTAGCACGATCTATCAAGGTCAGGTCATAAGGCTCGCTCATGTCAGGAAACCGATCACCCAGATCGTTGAGATTTCGTCCCACTAGTGGATTTTCTGTTTGCAGATTGATATGGTCCTCGAGGATCATCAAATCGCTTTTCGCAAAATCAGGATTAAGAGCTCCTGCAGCATTAGATATCAACAGCTTTTTGATTCCCAGCAGCTTCATCACCCGAATGGGAAAAGTCACTTCCTTCATCGTGTAGCCCTCGTAGTAGTGGAAACGTCCCTTCATCGTGACTACTGGCTTGCCTCCCAACAAGCCAAATATCAACTTACCCGTATGAAACTCAACCGTCGAAATAGGAAAATGAGGGATATCCTCATAACTCAACTCCGCGACCACTTCGATATCATCAACCAAGGCTCCCAACCCCGTCCCCAGGACTATACCATAGACGGGGACCAAGTCTACTTTGGACTGTATATACGCGGTGGCTTCTTTGATTTTATTGTACTCTTCCATGGAATAATAATACACTTCGAATGTGTGAGAAAATGAAAAGCGAATATAAATCCTCTTTCGCCTAACTATGTTGTACGGGAGTATTATATCTTATATTTTGCAATAAGAACCAAATCAATATCTCTAACCAATAACTCCAAGACAGTTAATGAATCACGGTTTTCTTACGCTCTCAATTCTGTTCATTTGTTTCTCTAGCTACTCGCAAACCCTCCACCCTACAAGTAACGACCCAGGATGTTGCAGCGAAAAAACAGCTCTACCCTATACCTTCAACCCTGATGAATCTAAGGTGTTTTTTCAACTGTACGTATCAAACAAAACCTCAGAAAAAGAGGTTTTCTATGAAGGAAAGTATGATCCCTGGAAAGAAAACAAAGACAATCATCTCTACAGCCAAACCTACCTCATCCCACCGGGGAGTTTACCAATCAGTGTAGGCAAATTCTTGGATCAAACCGAAGTAGCCAACATCCACTACCAAGAATTTTTGTTCCACATCACCAAGGACTCAGCCAAATATGTAGATCGCGCCTACTATCCACAGATAGACAACAAGTTCAAAACGAAGTACTTCCTCAATCCAGAATTCTACTTTTACCCTGTGGTAGGTGTCACCTACGAAAATGCCCAAGCCTACTGCGACTGGAGGGCTGAAAAACTCAACGAAGGTCTCAAGGAGATGCTAGCTAAGCAAATCAAAAAATATCGGTACAGCGGCAGATTACCTAACGAAAAGGAATGGAAAAACATGACAGGTGCACCTGAAACTGTCGTCCTGGACAAGTATTACACGTTTGGAAAGAAGGAAACAGCTTTCTTCGAAGAGGACATTGTCAGCAGTCGATTTGCGACAGATGCCCTGCTCAAAAAAAATGACTACTACGGATACAACCACAACTTCAAAGTCGACGGAACGATTGGACTAGAGGTCGAAATCCCCTTCTACATCTACAGCTTTAGCCCTACGGCCAGTGGCTTCTACAATGTCTATGGCAATGTCAAAGAATTGGTAGAAGAAGGATACGCTATTGGCGGCAGCTTTTTGACAGAATTTTCAGCAGACGAACTTTTCTACCCAGACGAGACACAAGCTTACCGAACAGACGTAGGTTTCAGATGCTTGACGGAGGTAGCACGAAGAAAATAAATAGAACCAACAGCATATAATCCATGATTGATACCCCCATTGTTTAATCTAATACTAACCTCTACTAGGACTGAATTCACTAACCTAACCCGCATCTAACCACCTGAACTTATGAAGAAACGACTATTTTATTCACTGTACGTATTGCTCATGTCACTATGTACAACACCTGCTTGGGCACAAGCGCTTTCTACGCTATACGACAACCAAGCCACAATCACCATTGACGAATCGATGGTATCGGGCAATGCCTCCCTTTTCCAATTTGTCGTACTAGTTTCCCTCGAAGGTGTGGAAGAACTAAAAACCACATCCAATGGTGGAGAAATACAGGATCCCAACGGCTATGACATAGTATTTGCGAAAAGCCCAGACGCAGAGCTCAGTGAGATACTCCCTCATCAACTCGAATACTATGACGGCAGCAATGGAGACCTCATTATATGGGTACTCATTGACTTATTGAGCGCAACTGTAGATACAGAATTGACTCTATTTTACGGAAGAGTCTCTCCTCCGAACTACAACGACAATTCACTTTGGAACACAGCAGGATACATCGGTGTATGGCAGCTCTCAGAAACCCCCGACGGATCTGCCAATATCATAGATGCTTCTGGCAACATCAGCCCTGGCACATCCCACAACATGGATGCCTCCAATGTGGTATCGTCAGTAGTAGGCAAAGGCTATTCTTTCAACGGAGTAGACGAATACATCGCAATACCCGATGACGTCCAATTGGAACCATCTGGTTCATTTACAATCTCGTGTTGGTTTCAGGCTGGGAGTTCTCAGCCACAGGACTATGCCAAGTTGTTTTCCAAAGGAAGAACTGGAGCACCCTATGCCTCCTACACCCTAGAGATGCGCCCCAAAACTGAAGCCCCTGCAGACGCATCCAATTTCGAAGCAGAAGTAGGGTTTCAAACAGGAAGGAGCAATGGAAACTATGTACTGACAGACTCTAACAACAACGGCAAAGACGATGTAGAACCCGACGGAAATTGGAACTACTTCGCAGGGGTAATTGACGATGACGGTGGGCCGAGCATCACTCAAAAACTCTACCTCAACGGAGAACTCATCTCCTCATCTACAGAATACAGCGGTTCGGCTATTGACTTCTATACTGGCGGAAACTACCCCCTCACCATCGGCGGGTTGGTCGATGGTACCACTCCATTCAACCTGTTTCAAGGAATTATCGATGAGCTCAGAATATCCAACTTCGTCCATAACATTGACTACATCAAAACCGAAGTAAACAACACCTCCTGTTCAAACCGGTACATGACTATCTCAGGCTTCACTACGGGAGTAGTCACCTGCAACGCCGCAACGCTTCCTGTGGAATTCATCCACCTTTCGGCACACAGAGACAATCATCAAACTCGCATAGAATGGACCACTGGATCAGAAAAAAACAACGATTTTTTCACTGTAGAAAAATCATGGGACAATAAGCACTTTGAAATCTTGGGCACTGTCAAGGGAGCTGGTACCAGCACGGCTGCCCACGACTATTCCTACATAGATTATAGCAGGAATTCTGGCATTGTGTACTACCGCATCAAACAGACTGATTATGATGGTCAATATGAGTACTCCCAGTTGATCAAGGTCACTGGGGCACAGCAAAACGGTGGAGAACTATCTATCTACCCCAATCCAAGTCCAGAAAACACCTCATTGCAACTCACTCTCTCTGGACTCAAAGGCAATCAAGTACAACTCACCTTGACAAACATATCCGGTATACAGGTCCTCCACGAAGAACTGCAGAACCTCACCACTGATCGTTTCACCTACGAATTGGACACTCACCATTTGAGAGCAGGTACTTACATTCTTTCTGTGGTGAGTCAGCATCAATCCTTCGTAAACCGAGTCGTCATTCACTAATCCAAAACGCACCCCTACCCTGTTACGTGAGGGATAGCCATCCTTCAAAATTCAAAAATTGCATGACTCAAAAAAAAGCCCTGCAGTCAGACTAAATTTCTGACTGCAGGGCTTTTTGATACGCTATTGTAATGAAGCAAGTGTTCAATAATACACCACTTCACACTCTGGGTTACTGGTTTTGAAGTCATCTACAACCATTTGAAGCAATCGGGTATTGTTGCATATGAGTTTCTTGAGATTTTGCAATTCACTCAACCGACCCAATCTCCAAATCCTCGTATTGCTCACATCGAGCAGTTCGAGCTGATGCAATTCAGAGACCCCTTTGAGACTGGTAATACTCGTTCCCGAACCATTGAGTTCTTTGAGAGATGTCAGACCTTTGAGATCACTGAGTCCCCCTATTGCTGTATTCGACACATTCAAGCTCTCCAACTGAGCCAATGCCGCGATCCCCTTGAGCGACTCCAGAGGACCATTGGTACAAGTCAACTTTCGAATCCCTGTGTGTACGTACAGTTGATCCAGACTAGACATACTCACTCTATCCAAAGTCACCTCTTCCAAATTGATAAACATATTGAAAGGCTCCAAAGAAGCGACTGACATCCCTGAGACGGAGACTTCTGTCTTTTCAATCAACTGATGCAGGTGATAAGTATCGGTCTTCTCTACCCCAAAAGCCTGCTGCCACTCAGGGCTCAAGCTATCCCACCAGTTCGACAAAATATCCGTTTGGTAAATCACTACTGCCTTGGGATTGGCCTGTAGACAAGCAACTACCTCACCTGTATTGACAAAGACCCCGTCTAGATCCACGAGTTCGAGTTGACTGAGTTGGCTCAACGCCTCTATATCCTGTACCGCACTTCCTGTCAACACCAAACGACGCAACTGACGATTTTTTTCCAATCCCTTCGCACTGAGTGCTTTCAAATCCTTACCAATCAAGGTATGAAGTTCACTCATTTCAGACGTGAACGAAAAGTCTCCAAACTGATTTTGACTCACGTCCAAATATTTTATTCGATCAAATTTTTTGAGAGGAGCGGTACTCCTAAGCCCTCCCCCTGCAAGCACCAGCGAATCCCGGTTGATCAGCTTGATGATCTCCTCCTTGCCAGGATCTTGTCCTTTGAGTGTACTTTTGAGTGCGATTTTCCAATTGGCAGAGAGAGCATTCCACCACTGCATGACCTGATCACTATTGGTCACGATGAGTGTCTGAGGGTTCTTAGTCATGTAAGCCGATGCAACCTCCTCCGTCACCTGAGTATAGTCGGCATAGACCTTCTTTAGCCCGGGCAAATTTTGCAATGGGGTCAAATCTTTGACACTCGTCTCGTTGATGGTCAAGACTTCCAGTGCGGGCAAATTACTCAACCCCACCAACCCAGTGATAGGTGTTTGGGACACATTTAGCTTCACCAAATTAACCTTCCCGCCAAACACGGATAGATCATTGATGGATGTATTGGACACATCTATGGCCTCCAGTCCCTTGCAACCTACCAAGACACGCCCTTCGATCAAGGGGGTATTGGACAAGTCGATTTTGCGCAAAGTAGTCAGTTGTGCGAGGGGCGAAAAATCCTGCACCCGTGTGCCAGACAAGTTGAGCTGCTCGATGGATTTCAAACGGCCGATCGGAGTGATATCTATCACCTGAGTATTCGCCAAACTCAATTTCTTCAGTTGACCAAAATACTCCAGGGAGCCCACATCATCTATGGCCAGGTCTTCTGCTCTCAACGTATTCAAATCTCGTGCATAGCGCAACGGACTGATATCCGTAATTTGAGTCTGGCTAATGTCGACGACCTTGAGTGCTCTCAAAGCAGCCAGAGGCTCAAGGTTGAGCAACAGGTCGTTTCCCGAAAGATCAAGACTATCAATCGCTGCGAT
The DNA window shown above is from Reichenbachiella sp. 5M10 and carries:
- a CDS encoding purine-nucleoside phosphorylase, giving the protein MEEYNKIKEATAYIQSKVDLVPVYGIVLGTGLGALVDDIEVVAELSYEDIPHFPISTVEFHTGKLIFGLLGGKPVVTMKGRFHYYEGYTMKEVTFPIRVMKLLGIKKLLISNAAGALNPDFAKSDLMILEDHINLQTENPLVGRNLNDLGDRFPDMSEPYDLTLIDRARRIAVQHQTRVHVGVYVGVNGPNLETRAEYKMLRILGADAVGMSTVPETIVARQMSLPVFAISVLTDLCYPGHIEKVKIQDIIAAAEKAEPAMTEIMRELITQDEL
- a CDS encoding SUMF1/EgtB/PvdO family nonheme iron enzyme, whose product is MNHGFLTLSILFICFSSYSQTLHPTSNDPGCCSEKTALPYTFNPDESKVFFQLYVSNKTSEKEVFYEGKYDPWKENKDNHLYSQTYLIPPGSLPISVGKFLDQTEVANIHYQEFLFHITKDSAKYVDRAYYPQIDNKFKTKYFLNPEFYFYPVVGVTYENAQAYCDWRAEKLNEGLKEMLAKQIKKYRYSGRLPNEKEWKNMTGAPETVVLDKYYTFGKKETAFFEEDIVSSRFATDALLKKNDYYGYNHNFKVDGTIGLEVEIPFYIYSFSPTASGFYNVYGNVKELVEEGYAIGGSFLTEFSADELFYPDETQAYRTDVGFRCLTEVARRK
- a CDS encoding T9SS type A sorting domain-containing protein translates to MKKRLFYSLYVLLMSLCTTPAWAQALSTLYDNQATITIDESMVSGNASLFQFVVLVSLEGVEELKTTSNGGEIQDPNGYDIVFAKSPDAELSEILPHQLEYYDGSNGDLIIWVLIDLLSATVDTELTLFYGRVSPPNYNDNSLWNTAGYIGVWQLSETPDGSANIIDASGNISPGTSHNMDASNVVSSVVGKGYSFNGVDEYIAIPDDVQLEPSGSFTISCWFQAGSSQPQDYAKLFSKGRTGAPYASYTLEMRPKTEAPADASNFEAEVGFQTGRSNGNYVLTDSNNNGKDDVEPDGNWNYFAGVIDDDGGPSITQKLYLNGELISSSTEYSGSAIDFYTGGNYPLTIGGLVDGTTPFNLFQGIIDELRISNFVHNIDYIKTEVNNTSCSNRYMTISGFTTGVVTCNAATLPVEFIHLSAHRDNHQTRIEWTTGSEKNNDFFTVEKSWDNKHFEILGTVKGAGTSTAAHDYSYIDYSRNSGIVYYRIKQTDYDGQYEYSQLIKVTGAQQNGGELSIYPNPSPENTSLQLTLSGLKGNQVQLTLTNISGIQVLHEELQNLTTDRFTYELDTHHLRAGTYILSVVSQHQSFVNRVVIH
- a CDS encoding leucine-rich repeat domain-containing protein, which translates into the protein MTKTKRRISTWVSVCFALAFSMSPAWSQDQLADTTRFDEVRSLVNFYEFLLNSVGSAKSSTRDKEVIVTQSFKKVFVDKDVQIEDDLVQDRKVITNKDVTAYLRDVDFFFQGITFDFEDIQIEMIQKEEGVYYYLVSFENHITGTTLEGETYDNIKKRFVEVNSNEESGDLKIASVYSTKVSRERELQAWWESLSYGWVKVFKSYVPFDSVNQKVLRQIAAIDSLDLSGNDLLLNLEPLAALRALKVVDISQTQITDISPLRYARDLNTLRAEDLAIDDVGSLEYFGQLKKLSLANTQVIDITPIGRLKSIEQLNLSGTRVQDFSPLAQLTTLRKIDLSNTPLIEGRVLVGCKGLEAIDVSNTSINDLSVFGGKVNLVKLNVSQTPITGLVGLSNLPALEVLTINETSVKDLTPLQNLPGLKKVYADYTQVTEEVASAYMTKNPQTLIVTNSDQVMQWWNALSANWKIALKSTLKGQDPGKEEIIKLINRDSLVLAGGGLRSTAPLKKFDRIKYLDVSQNQFGDFSFTSEMSELHTLIGKDLKALSAKGLEKNRQLRRLVLTGSAVQDIEALSQLSQLELVDLDGVFVNTGEVVACLQANPKAVVIYQTDILSNWWDSLSPEWQQAFGVEKTDTYHLHQLIEKTEVSVSGMSVASLEPFNMFINLEEVTLDRVSMSSLDQLYVHTGIRKLTCTNGPLESLKGIAALAQLESLNVSNTAIGGLSDLKGLTSLKELNGSGTSITSLKGVSELHQLELLDVSNTRIWRLGRLSELQNLKKLICNNTRLLQMVVDDFKTSNPECEVVYY